A window of the Rhizobium brockwellii genome harbors these coding sequences:
- a CDS encoding nitroreductase family protein has protein sequence MKSDIKLIDYLAVRRSIPAFQMCEPGPEKAEIEEILRLASRVPDHGKIAPWRFIVYRGEQRVRLGEELLALALQTKPDLSEEMIQVERSRFTRAPVVVAVVSKAGPHIKIPEWEQLMSAGALCFNVILAANANGYVANWLTEWFAYDERAYPLLGVSPDEKVAGFIHIGSTTFPAIERPRPELADTVTWVGGED, from the coding sequence ATGAAATCCGATATCAAGCTGATCGACTACCTCGCCGTGCGCCGCTCCATCCCCGCTTTCCAGATGTGTGAACCAGGCCCCGAGAAGGCCGAGATCGAAGAGATCCTGCGTCTTGCCTCACGTGTTCCCGATCACGGCAAGATCGCGCCCTGGCGCTTCATCGTCTATCGCGGAGAGCAGCGCGTTCGTCTCGGCGAGGAGCTGCTGGCGCTGGCACTTCAGACAAAGCCCGACCTTTCCGAAGAGATGATCCAGGTCGAGCGCAGCCGTTTCACCCGCGCGCCGGTGGTCGTCGCCGTCGTCAGCAAGGCAGGACCGCATATCAAGATCCCGGAATGGGAGCAGTTGATGTCGGCCGGCGCGCTTTGCTTCAACGTCATTCTCGCCGCCAATGCCAATGGTTATGTCGCCAACTGGCTGACGGAGTGGTTCGCCTATGACGAGCGCGCCTATCCGCTGCTCGGCGTCAGCCCTGATGAAAAGGTGGCGGGCTTCATCCATATCGGCTCGACGACATTTCCGGCAATCGAGCGGCCGCGGCCGGAACTTGCCGATACCGTGACCTGGGTCGGCGGAGAGGATTGA
- the thrS gene encoding threonine--tRNA ligase, which translates to MSQAISLTFPDGSVRGYDAGATGRDVAESISKSLAKKAVAVAIDGTVRDLSDPVTTGRIEIITRNDDRALELIRHDAAHVMAEAVQEIWPGTQVTIGPVIENGFYYDFAKNEPFTLDDLPKIEKKMKEIIARNAAFTKQVWSREKAKQVFADKGEQYKVELVDAIPEGQDLKIYYQGDWFDLCRGPHMASTGQIGNAFKLLKVAGAYWRGDSNNPMLSRIYGTAFAEQSELDNYLHMLAEAEKRDHRRLGREMDLFHFQEEGPGVVFWHGKGWRVFQTLVAYMRRRLAGDYQEVNAPQVLDKSLWETSGHWGWYRDNMFKVTVAGDDTDDDRIFALKPMNCPGHIQIFKHGLKSYRELPIRLAEFGNVHRYEPSGALHGLMRVRGFTQDDAHIFCTDEQMAAECLKINDLILSVYKDFGFDEVTIKLSTRPDKRVGSDELWDRAESVMMGVLETIQQQSNNIKTGILPGEGAFYGPKFEYTLKDAIGREWQCGTTQVDFNLPERFGAFYIDSNSEKTQPVMIHRAICGSMERFLGILIENFAGHMPLWVSPLQAVVATITSEADAYGLEVAEALREAGLNVETDFRNEKINYKVREHSVTKVPVIIVCGRKEAEERTVNIRRLGSQEQVSMALDAAVESLALEATPPDIRRKAEAKKARAA; encoded by the coding sequence ATGTCCCAAGCTATTTCCCTGACATTTCCCGATGGTTCCGTGCGCGGCTACGATGCCGGCGCAACCGGCCGGGATGTCGCTGAATCCATTTCCAAGTCGCTCGCCAAGAAGGCAGTGGCCGTTGCAATCGACGGCACCGTGCGCGACCTTTCCGATCCCGTGACGACGGGCAGAATCGAGATCATCACCCGCAATGACGACCGTGCGCTGGAACTCATCCGCCACGACGCGGCGCATGTCATGGCCGAAGCGGTGCAGGAAATCTGGCCCGGCACCCAGGTGACGATCGGCCCGGTCATCGAAAACGGTTTCTATTACGACTTCGCCAAGAACGAGCCCTTCACACTCGACGATCTGCCGAAGATCGAAAAGAAGATGAAGGAGATCATTGCCCGCAACGCCGCCTTCACCAAGCAGGTCTGGTCGCGCGAGAAGGCGAAACAGGTCTTCGCCGACAAGGGGGAGCAGTACAAGGTCGAGCTCGTCGATGCGATCCCCGAAGGGCAGGATCTCAAGATCTATTACCAGGGCGACTGGTTCGACCTCTGCCGCGGCCCGCACATGGCCTCGACCGGCCAGATCGGCAACGCCTTCAAGCTCTTGAAGGTGGCCGGCGCCTACTGGCGCGGCGACAGCAACAATCCGATGCTGAGCCGCATCTACGGCACGGCCTTCGCCGAGCAGTCGGAGCTCGACAACTACCTGCATATGCTTGCCGAAGCCGAAAAGCGCGATCATCGCCGCCTCGGCCGCGAGATGGATCTCTTCCATTTCCAGGAAGAGGGTCCCGGCGTCGTCTTCTGGCACGGCAAGGGCTGGCGCGTATTCCAGACGCTGGTTGCCTACATGCGCCGCCGGCTTGCCGGCGACTATCAGGAAGTCAACGCACCACAAGTGCTCGACAAGTCACTGTGGGAAACTTCCGGTCATTGGGGCTGGTATCGCGACAACATGTTCAAGGTAACGGTTGCCGGCGACGACACCGATGACGACCGCATCTTCGCGCTGAAGCCGATGAACTGCCCCGGCCATATCCAGATCTTCAAGCACGGGCTGAAATCCTACCGCGAGCTGCCGATCCGGCTTGCCGAATTCGGCAATGTCCACCGCTATGAGCCGTCGGGTGCGCTGCACGGGCTGATGCGCGTGCGCGGCTTCACGCAGGACGATGCCCATATCTTCTGCACCGACGAGCAGATGGCCGCCGAATGCCTGAAGATCAACGACCTGATTCTTTCAGTCTATAAGGATTTCGGCTTCGACGAAGTGACGATCAAGCTGTCGACCCGGCCGGATAAGCGCGTCGGTTCGGACGAGCTCTGGGACCGCGCCGAAAGCGTGATGATGGGCGTGCTGGAGACGATCCAGCAGCAGTCCAACAATATCAAGACCGGCATCCTGCCGGGCGAGGGCGCCTTTTACGGTCCGAAGTTCGAATATACGCTGAAGGATGCCATCGGCCGCGAATGGCAGTGCGGCACGACGCAGGTCGACTTCAACCTGCCGGAACGGTTCGGCGCCTTCTACATCGACAGCAACTCCGAAAAGACGCAGCCGGTGATGATCCATCGCGCCATCTGCGGCTCGATGGAGCGCTTCCTCGGCATCCTGATCGAGAACTTCGCCGGCCACATGCCGCTCTGGGTATCGCCGCTTCAGGCGGTGGTCGCAACGATCACTTCGGAAGCCGATGCCTACGGGCTTGAAGTGGCCGAGGCGCTGCGCGAGGCCGGTCTCAACGTCGAGACCGACTTCCGCAACGAGAAGATCAACTACAAGGTCCGCGAGCATTCGGTCACCAAGGTTCCTGTCATCATCGTCTGCGGCAGGAAGGAAGCCGAGGAGCGCACGGTCAACATCCGCCGCCTCGGCAGCCAGGAACAGGTTTCGATGGCGCTCGACGCCGCCGTCGAGAGCCTGGCCCTCGAAGCGACACCGCCCGACATTCGTCGCAAGGCCGAGGCAAAAAAAGCCAGAGCGGCCTGA
- a CDS encoding DUF1697 domain-containing protein produces the protein MSTFIALLHSIVLTPDRRVIMQDLRALAEELGYREPRTLVSTGNLVFEADDMRPHELEVTLEEGFEEKFGKHVDIIVRSDCTWMALCSTNPFKDGNGDQVIVRVMRLPVDPKKVEALKPLMTEGQRIAVVGGDLWIDFAGKPSQSKLLSALSTKRIGVGTMRNWNTVCGLAEMIM, from the coding sequence ATGAGCACCTTCATCGCCCTTCTGCACAGCATTGTCCTGACGCCCGATCGCCGCGTCATCATGCAGGATTTGCGCGCCCTTGCCGAAGAGCTCGGCTATCGCGAGCCGCGCACGCTGGTTTCCACAGGCAATCTCGTCTTCGAGGCCGATGATATGCGGCCGCACGAACTCGAAGTAACCCTGGAAGAGGGCTTTGAAGAAAAATTCGGCAAACATGTCGACATCATCGTGCGCAGCGACTGCACCTGGATGGCGCTTTGCAGCACCAATCCCTTCAAGGACGGCAATGGCGACCAGGTCATCGTCCGGGTGATGCGGCTGCCCGTCGACCCGAAGAAGGTGGAGGCGCTGAAGCCGCTGATGACGGAGGGACAGCGCATCGCCGTTGTCGGCGGCGATCTCTGGATCGATTTCGCCGGCAAGCCGAGCCAATCCAAGCTGCTTTCGGCGCTATCGACCAAGCGGATCGGCGTCGGTACGATGCGCAACTGGAACACGGTGTGCGGCCTTGCCGAAATGATCATGTAG
- the yidD gene encoding membrane protein insertion efficiency factor YidD yields the protein MCEFCAQQADDEDDGGAAGSDKPLEKAAHTSRNYTGPFRKTPDRLLGMGLIRLYQLTLSGFVGNSCRHIPTCSEYGYESIARHGLWAGGWMTLFRVGRCGPGGTSGLDQVPEILGDGFRWWTPWRYFTLGRKKG from the coding sequence ATGTGCGAGTTCTGCGCCCAGCAGGCTGACGATGAGGACGACGGTGGCGCCGCCGGATCGGACAAGCCGCTTGAAAAGGCCGCACACACTTCCCGCAATTATACCGGTCCTTTCCGCAAGACTCCCGACCGCCTGCTCGGCATGGGTCTGATCCGCCTCTACCAGCTGACGCTGTCCGGCTTTGTCGGCAATTCCTGCCGCCATATCCCGACCTGCTCCGAATATGGCTACGAGTCGATCGCCCGCCACGGCCTGTGGGCCGGCGGCTGGATGACGCTGTTTCGCGTCGGTCGCTGCGGTCCGGGCGGCACCAGCGGCCTCGACCAGGTGCCGGAAATACTCGGCGACGGCTTCCGCTGGTGGACCCCGTGGCGCTATTTCACCCTTGGACGCAAGAAAGGGTGA
- a CDS encoding iron-sulfur cluster assembly scaffold protein yields MDDIYNSKILEFAGNIPLTGALDDADASAQAYSKLCGSKVRIWLKMDGDTVTGFAHDVKACALGQASSSIMARHVVGATSGELRQARQDMLAMLKADGAGPQGRFEDMRYLLPVRDYKARHASTMLTFDAVVDAIGQIEAKRAEFVEA; encoded by the coding sequence ATGGACGATATCTACAACAGCAAAATCCTCGAGTTCGCCGGCAATATTCCGTTGACCGGCGCGCTTGACGATGCCGATGCCAGCGCCCAGGCCTATTCCAAGCTCTGCGGCTCGAAGGTGCGGATCTGGCTGAAGATGGATGGCGACACCGTGACCGGCTTTGCCCATGACGTGAAGGCCTGCGCGCTCGGCCAGGCCTCGTCCTCGATCATGGCCCGCCATGTGGTCGGCGCCACGTCGGGCGAATTGCGCCAGGCACGCCAGGACATGCTCGCCATGTTGAAGGCGGATGGAGCGGGGCCTCAGGGACGCTTCGAAGACATGCGCTATCTGCTGCCGGTGCGGGACTACAAGGCGCGCCATGCTTCGACGATGCTGACCTTCGATGCGGTCGTCGATGCGATCGGGCAGATCGAGGCGAAACGGGCGGAATTTGTCGAGGCGTAA
- the folE gene encoding GTP cyclohydrolase I FolE produces the protein MDAIVKNFPQTNRDSDRPSQQEAEEAVRVLLRWAGDDPTREGLLETPARVVKSYRELFSGYDMAAEDVLGRTFEEVAGYDDMVLVKDIPFYSHCEHHMVPIIGKAHVAYMPDGRVLGLSKIARVVEIYGRRLQTQETMTAQIARAIDDTLHPRGVAVLIEAEHMCMAMRGVQKQGSTTLTTTFTGTFKTEPADQARFMTMVRSR, from the coding sequence ATGGACGCCATCGTAAAGAATTTTCCGCAGACGAACCGCGACTCGGATCGCCCCTCCCAGCAGGAGGCGGAGGAAGCCGTTCGCGTCCTGTTACGCTGGGCCGGTGACGACCCGACGCGTGAAGGCCTGCTCGAAACGCCGGCCCGCGTCGTCAAATCGTACCGCGAGCTTTTTTCCGGTTACGACATGGCGGCGGAAGACGTGCTCGGCCGCACCTTCGAGGAAGTCGCCGGTTACGACGACATGGTCCTCGTCAAGGACATTCCGTTCTATTCGCATTGCGAACACCACATGGTGCCGATCATCGGCAAGGCCCACGTCGCCTACATGCCGGACGGGCGTGTGCTCGGCCTGTCGAAGATTGCCCGTGTCGTTGAGATCTATGGCCGCCGCCTGCAGACGCAGGAAACGATGACCGCGCAGATCGCCCGGGCAATCGACGATACGCTGCATCCGCGCGGTGTCGCGGTGTTGATCGAAGCCGAACACATGTGCATGGCGATGCGCGGCGTTCAGAAGCAGGGCTCGACCACGTTGACGACCACCTTTACGGGAACGTTCAAGACCGAGCCGGCCGATCAGGCCCGTTTCATGACTATGGTGCGGAGCCGCTGA
- the hisI gene encoding phosphoribosyl-AMP cyclohydrolase, with amino-acid sequence MSQLIFNQPSEDKSALEDAGDFTPRFDDRGLITAIVTDAGDGELLMVAHMNAQALALTIQTGTAHYFSRSRGKLWKKGETSGNLQTVKEIRTDCDQDAIWLKVEVAGHDATCHTGRRSCFYRTITLQDGKPMLEIIDDELQFDPADVYGK; translated from the coding sequence ATGAGTCAACTGATCTTCAATCAACCATCCGAGGACAAGTCGGCGTTGGAAGACGCCGGCGATTTTACGCCGCGTTTCGACGACCGCGGTCTGATCACCGCGATCGTCACCGACGCCGGCGACGGCGAGTTGCTGATGGTGGCGCACATGAATGCCCAGGCGCTGGCGCTGACCATCCAGACTGGCACAGCGCATTATTTCAGCCGTTCGCGCGGCAAGCTTTGGAAGAAGGGCGAAACGTCAGGCAATCTCCAGACGGTGAAGGAAATCCGCACCGATTGCGATCAGGACGCCATCTGGCTGAAGGTCGAGGTCGCCGGCCACGACGCCACCTGTCACACCGGCCGCCGCTCCTGCTTCTACCGGACGATCACCCTTCAGGACGGGAAGCCGATGCTTGAGATCATCGATGACGAGCTTCAATTCGATCCCGCGGACGTCTACGGAAAATAG
- a CDS encoding patatin-like phospholipase family protein, whose translation MLSWSLHRQSSEGEGAGSGMSTTLETIPPPPPVKKIKIALALGGGAARGWAHIGVLRALDEAKVEIGMIAGTSIGALVGGCYLAGKLDELESFARSLTMRRIASLLDLTIGGSGLFGGMRLTKRMQEHLEGLNVEDLDRPFVAVAAEVNTGHEVWIANGSLITALRASYALPGIFEPVRSNHRTLVDGALVNPVPVSVCRAYEQPLVVAVNLNYDLYGRSAVVRHNASLSPQEVQKQEEAPYARLGMTGVMVQAFNIIQDRIARARLAGDPPDISLQPRLSYIGLSEFHRAGEAIERGYEEARARLPEIKRMQEVYASHP comes from the coding sequence ATGCTGAGCTGGAGTTTGCATCGTCAAAGCTCTGAAGGCGAAGGTGCCGGTTCCGGCATGTCGACCACACTCGAGACGATCCCGCCTCCCCCGCCCGTCAAGAAAATCAAGATCGCGCTGGCGCTCGGCGGCGGCGCTGCCCGCGGCTGGGCTCATATCGGCGTGCTGCGCGCCCTCGATGAGGCAAAGGTCGAGATCGGCATGATTGCCGGCACCTCGATCGGCGCGCTGGTCGGCGGCTGCTATCTCGCCGGCAAACTCGATGAACTCGAAAGCTTCGCGCGCTCGCTGACGATGCGCCGCATCGCAAGTCTCCTCGACCTCACCATCGGCGGCAGCGGCCTGTTTGGTGGCATGCGGCTGACCAAGCGCATGCAGGAACATCTCGAAGGTCTGAACGTCGAGGATCTCGACCGGCCGTTCGTCGCGGTCGCGGCCGAGGTTAATACCGGTCACGAGGTCTGGATCGCCAATGGTTCGCTGATTACGGCGCTGCGCGCCTCCTATGCCCTGCCCGGCATCTTCGAGCCAGTGCGCAGCAATCACCGCACGCTGGTCGACGGGGCGCTGGTCAATCCCGTCCCCGTCTCCGTCTGCCGCGCCTACGAGCAGCCGCTCGTCGTCGCCGTCAATCTCAATTACGATCTCTACGGCCGCTCGGCCGTCGTCCGGCACAATGCCAGCCTCTCTCCGCAGGAAGTGCAGAAGCAGGAAGAGGCGCCCTATGCGCGCCTCGGTATGACCGGCGTCATGGTGCAGGCCTTCAACATTATCCAGGATAGGATCGCCCGCGCCCGCCTTGCCGGCGACCCACCGGATATTTCACTGCAGCCGCGTCTCAGCTATATCGGCCTTTCCGAATTCCACCGGGCTGGCGAAGCGATCGAACGCGGCTACGAGGAAGCCAGAGCCCGGCTCCCCGAGATCAAGCGCATGCAGGAAGTCTACGCCAGCCACCCCTGA
- a CDS encoding CBS domain-containing protein, whose protein sequence is MTSSVKAILDLKGRDVITAGPSTTVAQAATILSKKKIGAIVVVGMENRISGMFTERDLVHAIAKHGKEGLDQSLAQVMTAKVYRCNEDTTVNELMELMTSRRFRHVPVESNGKLAGIISIGDVVKSRIAEVEREAEEIKAYIAG, encoded by the coding sequence ATGACCAGTTCAGTCAAAGCAATTCTCGATCTGAAGGGCAGGGACGTCATCACTGCCGGGCCGAGCACCACCGTCGCCCAGGCGGCCACCATCCTCAGCAAGAAGAAGATCGGCGCCATCGTCGTCGTCGGCATGGAGAACAGGATTTCGGGCATGTTCACCGAGCGCGATCTCGTGCATGCGATCGCCAAACACGGCAAGGAAGGCCTCGACCAGTCGCTGGCCCAGGTCATGACCGCGAAGGTCTACCGCTGCAATGAGGATACGACCGTCAACGAGCTTATGGAGCTGATGACCAGCCGCCGTTTCCGTCACGTTCCGGTGGAAAGCAATGGCAAGCTTGCCGGCATCATCTCGATCGGTGACGTGGTGAAATCGCGTATCGCCGAAGTCGAGCGTGAGGCCGAGGAAATCAAGGCCTATATCGCCGGCTGA